A segment of the Deltaproteobacteria bacterium genome:
TCACCGAAACGCTGCCCCCGACCGAGCGCTACACCTACATCTTCGAGGGCAACGCCCAGTCCCTGGACCACATCCTGGTGAGCCCGGCCCTCGGTGCCTCCGCCGAGGTGGACATCGTCCACGTCAATGCCGAGTTCGCCGAGACCGCCGCGCGGGCCAGCGACCACGACCCGATAGTGGTGCGGGTGCGGCTGCCGCGGACGACAGCGGAACGATGACCGATTGATCCCGGATACAATTGACAGCCTATGGTTTGTCGGATAGGTTCCAGCCCGACTTCGGGGTGTCCTTAACCGCCCTTCGCTTCCATGGACCGGCACCACAAATGACCACACCCAGAATCGCCCTGATCCTCACCGGAGGCACCATCGACTCGGTGGGCGCCGACCGGCTGGATCTCGCCTGGTACATCGAGAACAACAAGCGGCTCGGTGACGGCGAGTTGGTGGGTTCCGTTCCCGAGCTTGCGGGCATCGCCGAGGTGGAGCAGGTGCCGTTCCGGCGGTTGCCGAGTCATGCGCTGGTGGACCGGGACTGGCTCGACCTGGCGGAGCTGCTGCACGGGATCTTCGAGCGTGGCGAAGCCGACGGCGCGGTCATCACCCACGGCACCAACACCCTCGAAGAGACGGCCTACTTCCTGAACCTGGTGCTCAAGACGGACCGGCCGGTGGTGCTGGTGGGGTCCATGCGGCCGGCGTCGGCGCTGGGCGCGGACGGCTACCTGAACCTGTTGAACGCGGTGCGGGTGGCCGCGGAACCAAGTTCCCGCGGGCAGGGCGTGCTGGCGGTGATGAACGACCGCATCTATGGCGCCCGGGACCTGACCAAGACGGCGACCTATCGGGTCGAGGCGTTCCAGGGGCGGGACCTCGGGCCTCTGGGTTTTGCCGACGCCGACGGCAGCGTGCGCTATTACCACCGGACGGTCATGCCGCACACCATCGCCACCGAGTTCGACGTGTCAGGGTTGGAGTCGCTGCCCAGGGTTGATGTCGTGGTGTCGCACGCCGGAGCCGACGGCGCCGTGATCGATGCCTGCGTGGCCGCGGGCGCCAGGGGCATCGTGTGCGCCGCCACCGGCGCGGGCCGCCCCACGCCTGCGCAGGACGAGGCGTTCGCCCGCGCCAGCGAAAAGGGCGTCGTTTTGTGCATCGGCAGCCGC
Coding sequences within it:
- a CDS encoding asparaginase — its product is MTTPRIALILTGGTIDSVGADRLDLAWYIENNKRLGDGELVGSVPELAGIAEVEQVPFRRLPSHALVDRDWLDLAELLHGIFERGEADGAVITHGTNTLEETAYFLNLVLKTDRPVVLVGSMRPASALGADGYLNLLNAVRVAAEPSSRGQGVLAVMNDRIYGARDLTKTATYRVEAFQGRDLGPLGFADADGSVRYYHRTVMPHTIATEFDVSGLESLPRVDVVVSHAGADGAVIDACVAAGARGIVCAATGAGRPTPAQDEAFARASEKGVVLCIGSRVGSGRVARSPGLQERGVVTADNLQPWKARVLLALALSATTDPDAIQRMFDTY